In Chthonomonas sp., a single genomic region encodes these proteins:
- a CDS encoding HDOD domain-containing protein, with product MISIDRLKLMARRPPELLIAPRTISVLRHLAQASAPSELYVRALQADLVAGVRFLRTHGILDRTTETRMMSLEAAVRGAKTAGILQFISQALLQRGVGEDLPGIPFSRARFLRHCAFVGSFCRTYATIRPLPGVSPDTAYMFGAAHDIGTIELAKLAPEVFTSVSSFARQCGTSFDVAFSCSFPESIHSLGAIFATNWRLQREFSGMLARFDQDTLEPDDDLLAVVLIADWLSSQNNATWEQWPAMSVLPLAIAERYTAEREFYDDVAQQTLEYLQSRFAGVARPAA from the coding sequence ATGATCTCTATTGACCGCCTAAAGCTTATGGCGCGACGACCGCCGGAGTTGCTCATCGCACCTCGGACGATCAGCGTGTTACGCCATCTAGCTCAAGCGTCTGCGCCCAGCGAGTTGTATGTTCGGGCACTCCAGGCGGACCTCGTCGCGGGCGTCCGATTCTTGCGAACTCACGGGATCCTCGACCGGACGACTGAGACCCGGATGATGTCTTTGGAAGCAGCCGTGCGGGGTGCCAAGACTGCGGGGATTCTCCAGTTCATTTCGCAAGCGCTCTTACAGCGAGGCGTGGGCGAGGACCTACCAGGCATCCCGTTCTCTCGCGCCCGGTTCTTGCGGCACTGCGCGTTTGTCGGCAGCTTTTGCCGCACGTATGCGACGATACGCCCACTCCCTGGCGTCTCTCCCGATACCGCCTACATGTTCGGGGCCGCCCACGATATCGGAACGATTGAGCTTGCCAAGCTCGCTCCGGAAGTGTTCACCTCCGTCTCCAGTTTCGCCCGCCAATGCGGTACGTCGTTCGATGTCGCGTTTTCTTGTTCCTTCCCCGAGTCCATCCACTCCCTCGGGGCCATTTTCGCAACTAACTGGCGTCTGCAACGCGAGTTCTCTGGGATGCTCGCCCGGTTCGATCAGGACACTCTGGAACCCGACGATGATCTGCTGGCGGTCGTGCTGATTGCCGACTGGCTATCCAGCCAAAACAACGCCACCTGGGAGCAGTGGCCCGCCATGTCGGTCCTGCCTCTCGCCATCGCCGAGCGATACACCGCCGAGCGCGAATTCTACGACGACGTCGCGCAGCAGACCCTGGAGTACTTGCAATCCCGGTTCGCGGGAGTCGCCCGCCCGGCAGCCTAG
- a CDS encoding aspartate aminotransferase family protein: MRTGARGRNYSNCSPRSNRTSRSSGPRVGILNRMDADRFHAHVADQFAEYVNPYLGKLMNFAGFGVEMRAEGCTIWDHEGREYLDCLGGYGVFSVGHRHPHVVAAVKDQLDTMPLSSKVFFGAVATELAERLARISPGNLQFTFFSNSGTEAVEAALKFAKGATGRSKIVSTHGGYHGKTLGALATTGRSKYQDMFRPLMPGPVFVEYGDAAEMEQAVDDETAAVIIETIQGEGGIHVAPQGYLTKIREACDRHGALMIADEVQTGLGRCGYMFGCEKERVAPDLMCLAKALGGGVMPIGATLGTKAVWDAVYGKNPLMHTSTFGGNPLACRAALATLDVIEREGLVERSRERGAQLMSGLKEVQARYSELIHEVRGESLMIGVEFTQDEVGELTVAQMTKRGLIAAYTLNNARVIRFEPPLIITAEQVDFAVRIFGEALAETADLLASLV; this comes from the coding sequence ATGCGGACAGGCGCTCGTGGACGGAATTACTCAAACTGCTCTCCGAGAAGTAACCGTACGTCCCGGTCCTCCGGCCCCCGGGTTGGTATCCTCAATCGCATGGATGCCGATCGCTTTCACGCGCACGTCGCGGACCAGTTCGCCGAGTACGTAAATCCCTATTTGGGCAAGCTCATGAACTTCGCCGGATTCGGGGTCGAGATGCGGGCGGAAGGGTGCACCATCTGGGACCACGAAGGGCGCGAGTATCTGGACTGTCTCGGTGGCTACGGCGTGTTCTCGGTGGGCCACCGGCACCCGCACGTGGTTGCCGCGGTGAAAGACCAACTGGACACCATGCCGCTGAGCAGCAAGGTGTTCTTCGGCGCAGTGGCGACCGAGCTTGCCGAGCGGCTGGCACGGATCTCGCCAGGAAATCTGCAGTTCACGTTTTTTAGTAATAGCGGTACGGAGGCGGTTGAGGCCGCTCTGAAGTTCGCGAAGGGCGCGACCGGACGCAGCAAGATCGTCTCGACCCACGGCGGGTACCACGGCAAGACGCTAGGCGCGCTGGCAACCACAGGCCGATCCAAGTACCAAGATATGTTCCGACCGCTCATGCCGGGCCCAGTGTTCGTGGAGTATGGCGATGCCGCGGAGATGGAGCAGGCGGTCGATGACGAAACCGCGGCGGTGATCATTGAGACCATCCAGGGCGAGGGCGGCATCCACGTTGCGCCCCAAGGGTATTTGACGAAGATCCGGGAGGCGTGCGACCGTCACGGCGCGCTGATGATCGCAGACGAAGTGCAAACGGGACTCGGTCGATGCGGCTACATGTTCGGCTGCGAGAAGGAGAGGGTCGCTCCGGACCTGATGTGTCTGGCCAAAGCGCTTGGCGGTGGGGTCATGCCCATCGGCGCGACGCTCGGGACCAAGGCAGTATGGGATGCGGTCTACGGAAAGAATCCGCTCATGCACACGAGTACCTTTGGCGGCAATCCGCTCGCTTGCCGCGCTGCCCTGGCAACCTTGGATGTGATCGAGCGGGAAGGATTGGTTGAGCGCAGCCGCGAGCGCGGGGCCCAACTGATGTCCGGCCTGAAAGAAGTTCAAGCCCGCTACTCGGAACTGATTCACGAGGTTCGTGGCGAGAGCTTGATGATCGGGGTCGAGTTCACTCAGGACGAAGTTGGCGAACTGACGGTTGCGCAGATGACGAAGCGCGGGCTGATCGCCGCTTACACGCTGAACAATGCGCGTGTGATTCGCTTTGAGCCGCCACTCATCATCACGGCTGAGCAAGTCGACTTTGCCGTGCGTATTTTTGGTGAAGCGCTGGCGGAGACGGCCGATCTCCTCGCTTCGTTGGTCTAG
- a CDS encoding dienelactone hydrolase family protein yields the protein MRISLLLLAMGATTVSAVAADFSYMDGTSSMTGYLATPKMNTKSKGAVLIVHDWNGLDAYEKMRADLLAAKGYVALAIDVYGTGIRPKTVAECSTEAGKYYRDPNLLHRRLAAGLRAIQGVKGVDSKQITAIGYCFGGTAVLEMARAGMTVKNVVSFHGGLAPLSKGVDPIKATVFVFHGQADTLVPEDQVKAFTAEMLSLKANLKFVSYPGAKHAFSVKGSDSLGVAGVGYNADADRRSWTELLKLLSEK from the coding sequence ATGAGAATCAGTCTCCTTCTGCTCGCCATGGGCGCAACTACCGTAAGTGCGGTCGCAGCCGACTTTTCCTACATGGACGGAACGTCGTCCATGACGGGGTACCTGGCGACACCCAAGATGAACACCAAGAGCAAGGGGGCGGTGCTGATCGTCCACGACTGGAACGGTCTCGACGCTTATGAAAAAATGCGCGCGGACCTGCTTGCCGCAAAGGGCTACGTTGCGCTGGCGATCGACGTCTATGGCACGGGAATTCGGCCCAAGACGGTCGCCGAGTGCTCGACCGAGGCAGGGAAGTATTACCGCGATCCGAACCTGTTGCACCGCCGGTTGGCCGCCGGGCTGAGGGCCATCCAAGGCGTGAAGGGTGTGGATAGCAAACAGATCACCGCGATCGGCTACTGCTTCGGCGGAACGGCGGTACTGGAGATGGCTCGCGCGGGGATGACGGTCAAGAACGTGGTGTCATTCCATGGCGGGCTAGCACCGCTTTCCAAAGGGGTCGATCCGATCAAAGCCACCGTCTTTGTGTTCCACGGTCAGGCCGATACGTTGGTGCCGGAGGATCAGGTGAAGGCGTTCACCGCGGAGATGCTCTCGCTGAAGGCGAACCTGAAGTTCGTGTCGTACCCTGGTGCTAAGCACGCGTTTTCGGTGAAGGGGTCGGACAGTTTGGGCGTCGCTGGAGTCGGCTACAACGCCGATGCGGACAGGCGCTCGTGGACGGAATTACTCAAACTGCTCTCCGAGAAGTAA
- a CDS encoding DUF488 domain-containing protein translates to METVWTIGYGADHWAEFLGRLEPWRFTHLVDVRTNPYSRYQEDFRGEDFAHKVQAAGMKYVFMGDRIGGKPTWPEVHTEGVLDRDKLAKDARFIQGIEAVMKAAESTDRRMCLMCGCAQPHECHRGRILGESLRLRGLELVHILPDGSTAPQSETRLWAGLDQGSLF, encoded by the coding sequence ATGGAGACGGTGTGGACCATAGGTTACGGAGCCGATCACTGGGCAGAATTTCTTGGTCGGCTTGAACCGTGGCGATTCACCCACCTGGTCGATGTGCGCACAAATCCTTATTCGCGCTACCAAGAGGATTTTCGCGGCGAGGACTTCGCGCACAAGGTACAAGCGGCAGGAATGAAGTACGTCTTCATGGGGGACCGGATCGGTGGTAAGCCGACTTGGCCCGAAGTCCACACCGAAGGAGTGCTTGATCGGGACAAACTCGCAAAGGACGCTCGGTTTATTCAAGGAATCGAAGCGGTGATGAAGGCCGCCGAGTCGACCGACCGCCGCATGTGCTTGATGTGCGGCTGCGCTCAGCCGCACGAGTGCCACCGTGGACGCATTTTGGGCGAATCGCTCCGACTCCGCGGACTAGAGTTGGTCCACATCCTCCCCGACGGATCCACTGCGCCCCAATCCGAGACCCGCCTATGGGCTGGGCTCGACCAGGGATCGCTCTTCTAA
- a CDS encoding PDZ domain-containing protein, with product MTLALIAATSALTLGQAGGSEIRLLRQPTVHGDTVVFTYGGDLWKCGLDGGMAVRLTTYPNAESMPRISPDGKQIAFLGSYDGPLALYTMSIDGGQPKRLTYGPAPAAIVGWTADGKIGYASTDQMNFAPILFMVDSKGGQPVKTSLEEISVGSFSPDGKSVAFNRNNSFTFNWRRYRGGTQGRIGIFNFETKDYSELPTGREQNYFPMWVGDNIYYVSDKVEGTHNLFQYNLKSKKADQLTKFADADIRIPSTDGKTIVFERDGILYRYDIASKAVKAILPRVETDSILIRSSLRKLGNNVSNMALSPSGKRLVVEARGELFSVPARTGETRNMTNSPTDRERLPMWSPDGQSVAYISDATGEYEIYTMPQRGGKAEQLTSGGRFNVQSMRYSPDSKKISFSSKKNELWVLDVATKRATKVFSDLYGNATTYDWAPDGSWIAYVNIGENLQGSIYLYNVRTGKATQVTEGYYSDGSVSFDMNGKYLYFTSARTFNPTPGAFEFALNFTNASRVYAMTLTSDLGNPLARESDEEPETKPKAKSEGGASMSFSMTAGEEEATFQTAPPATPATPAPAAPADEKKSEEKPKELKIDLEGLSDRVFALPWPAGNYVAVVGLNNGVATFNNGQMLMFDFNSRQPATVLEGFTDLSLNQNRTQIAYALGPQIFLGRVAAGNQPGQGRVNTDAVEAMIDPRTEWRQIFNDSWRHYRDTYYDPNMVGVDWNAKRKQYEAYLPYVSNRADLNYVLGMMIGELATGHSYVGGGDSGTLTRPQIPYGLLGADFETVDGKIKIAKIYRGDSYDSGMRGPLTEPGLNVKAGDFLLEIDGQAVNGNMGPHELLQGKAGRTVVLTVNSKPSMDGSRKITVRTVANDGELRYQDWVEANRKLVDKLSGGRIGYLHVPNTSQEGMIGFIKGYYSQSDKEAILIDERYNGGGMIPTYFFEKIMRSYQAFGRQRNSGDVGFPVQTLDGPYAMLINEYAGSGGDMFPWLFKRNKIGPLIGTRTWGGLVGITSPAPLVDGGFIYAPEFGIYDQTTGKWIAENTGVDPDIKVDLTPRDRALGQDPQIAKGVEYLLKEIAKRGKPVRKRPDFPNTTKVSN from the coding sequence TTGACACTTGCACTCATTGCGGCTACGTCCGCGCTGACCTTGGGCCAAGCTGGCGGGTCAGAAATTCGGCTTCTTCGTCAACCAACCGTCCACGGCGACACAGTGGTGTTCACCTACGGCGGCGACCTATGGAAATGCGGCCTCGACGGCGGTATGGCTGTCCGTCTCACGACCTACCCAAATGCAGAATCGATGCCTCGTATATCGCCTGATGGCAAGCAGATCGCTTTCCTTGGCAGCTACGATGGTCCGCTAGCGCTCTATACGATGTCAATTGATGGCGGCCAACCCAAGCGATTGACCTACGGCCCCGCGCCAGCAGCAATCGTTGGTTGGACAGCCGATGGCAAAATCGGCTACGCCAGCACCGACCAGATGAACTTCGCGCCGATCCTGTTCATGGTAGACAGTAAGGGCGGTCAACCGGTCAAGACCTCGCTCGAAGAGATTTCGGTCGGTTCGTTCAGCCCGGACGGCAAGTCAGTTGCGTTCAACCGCAACAACTCGTTCACGTTCAACTGGCGACGCTACCGCGGCGGCACCCAGGGCCGGATCGGGATCTTCAACTTCGAGACGAAGGACTACAGCGAGCTCCCCACCGGGCGTGAGCAGAACTACTTCCCCATGTGGGTGGGCGACAACATCTACTATGTCAGCGACAAGGTCGAAGGAACTCATAACCTCTTTCAGTACAATTTGAAGAGCAAGAAGGCTGACCAGCTGACGAAGTTTGCCGACGCGGATATTCGCATTCCCTCGACGGACGGAAAGACGATCGTTTTCGAGCGGGACGGCATCCTCTATCGATACGACATCGCCTCCAAGGCAGTCAAGGCCATCCTGCCGCGAGTCGAGACTGACAGCATCCTCATCAGATCGAGCCTGCGCAAGCTCGGCAACAACGTCAGCAACATGGCGCTCTCGCCCAGTGGCAAGCGGCTGGTTGTCGAAGCTCGCGGTGAGCTCTTCAGCGTTCCCGCTCGCACCGGCGAAACACGGAACATGACGAATTCGCCGACCGACCGTGAGCGACTGCCGATGTGGTCGCCCGACGGACAGTCGGTCGCGTACATCAGCGACGCCACCGGTGAGTACGAGATCTACACGATGCCTCAGCGCGGCGGCAAAGCCGAGCAGCTGACTTCTGGCGGTCGATTCAACGTCCAGTCCATGCGCTACTCGCCGGACAGCAAGAAGATCAGCTTCAGCAGCAAGAAGAATGAGCTTTGGGTGCTGGACGTCGCCACCAAGCGGGCAACCAAGGTGTTTTCGGACCTCTATGGCAACGCCACGACCTACGATTGGGCGCCCGACGGCAGCTGGATCGCCTATGTGAACATTGGTGAGAACCTACAGGGCTCCATCTATCTTTACAACGTGCGTACTGGCAAGGCCACTCAGGTCACCGAAGGCTACTATAGCGATGGCAGCGTTTCGTTCGATATGAACGGGAAGTACCTCTACTTCACGTCGGCACGAACGTTCAACCCCACGCCTGGCGCGTTTGAGTTCGCTTTGAACTTCACCAACGCTTCACGTGTTTATGCCATGACGCTCACATCGGACCTCGGTAACCCGTTGGCTCGCGAGAGCGACGAGGAACCAGAGACCAAGCCAAAGGCCAAGTCCGAAGGTGGAGCTTCCATGTCGTTCTCGATGACGGCAGGCGAGGAGGAGGCAACATTCCAAACCGCGCCTCCGGCTACCCCGGCAACCCCGGCACCTGCCGCTCCGGCCGACGAGAAGAAGTCTGAGGAGAAACCGAAGGAACTCAAGATTGATCTTGAGGGTCTGTCCGATCGAGTGTTCGCACTCCCGTGGCCCGCGGGCAACTACGTTGCTGTCGTAGGTTTGAACAACGGCGTCGCAACCTTCAACAATGGCCAAATGCTGATGTTCGACTTCAACTCGCGACAGCCAGCAACGGTCCTCGAAGGATTCACCGACCTCAGCCTCAACCAGAATCGAACCCAGATTGCCTACGCCCTGGGGCCCCAGATCTTCCTCGGCCGAGTGGCCGCGGGCAATCAGCCCGGTCAGGGTCGGGTCAATACCGACGCGGTCGAAGCCATGATCGATCCGCGCACCGAGTGGCGACAGATCTTCAACGACTCTTGGCGGCACTACCGCGACACGTATTACGATCCCAACATGGTTGGCGTGGACTGGAACGCCAAGCGTAAGCAGTACGAAGCCTACTTGCCGTACGTCTCCAACCGTGCGGACCTAAACTACGTGCTCGGCATGATGATTGGCGAGCTCGCCACCGGCCACAGCTACGTGGGTGGCGGCGACAGTGGCACGTTGACCCGACCTCAGATCCCATACGGGCTTCTTGGCGCAGACTTCGAAACTGTTGACGGCAAGATCAAGATCGCGAAGATCTATCGAGGCGACTCGTATGATTCCGGCATGCGCGGCCCGCTCACTGAGCCAGGTCTGAACGTGAAGGCAGGCGACTTCTTGCTTGAGATTGATGGCCAGGCGGTCAACGGAAACATGGGTCCTCATGAGCTGCTGCAAGGCAAGGCCGGTCGAACCGTAGTCCTGACCGTGAACAGCAAGCCGTCCATGGATGGCTCGCGCAAGATCACGGTGCGTACGGTGGCCAATGACGGTGAACTCCGCTACCAAGACTGGGTGGAAGCGAACCGCAAGCTGGTCGACAAGCTCAGCGGCGGACGAATCGGCTACCTGCACGTCCCGAACACGTCACAGGAGGGCATGATCGGGTTCATCAAGGGCTACTATTCCCAGTCGGACAAGGAAGCGATCCTCATCGACGAGCGGTACAACGGCGGAGGCATGATCCCCACGTACTTCTTCGAGAAGATCATGCGTTCCTACCAGGCGTTCGGTCGTCAGCGCAATAGCGGTGACGTCGGATTCCCGGTCCAGACTCTGGATGGTCCCTACGCCATGCTCATCAACGAGTACGCGGGCTCGGGCGGCGACATGTTCCCATGGCTCTTCAAGCGCAACAAGATCGGTCCGCTGATCGGCACGCGCACTTGGGGTGGCTTGGTCGGTATCACCTCTCCGGCACCGCTGGTGGATGGCGGCTTCATCTACGCGCCGGAGTTTGGTATCTACGACCAGACCACCGGTAAGTGGATCGCCGAAAACACCGGTGTCGATCCCGACATCAAGGTGGACCTGACTCCTCGCGACCGCGCGCTGGGTCAGGATCCGCAGATCGCCAAGGGCGTGGAGTACCTGCTCAAGGAGATCGCCAAGCGCGGAAAGCCAGTGCGCAAGCGCCCTGACTTCCCCAACACGACCAAGGTCTCGAACTAA